A DNA window from Bradyrhizobium sp. CCBAU 53421 contains the following coding sequences:
- a CDS encoding CaiB/BaiF CoA-transferase family protein, with the protein MAEERETSCEALSQLRVVEIGSSAASSYCARLFADFGAEVWKIEPPAGDPLRGSAPLTAGGQSAWFAFLNFNKSSVIIDPADAEAIKRLTVLIEDSDILLDGREIGCAECPSIDVATIQKRHRGLIYLKASWFGREGPYARFAASDTIVRALAGLIKLAGPVEGPPLHAPDFQTGILAGLWGFIAAASSLIARMRSGAGRSYLLSTFEACVTLSEYQLFEAFARGEGTRRIGVNRFWPNFPAGIYETKKGWLGVTTITPAQWRAFCDMLDLPQLRDDPALVLGADRLNHTERIERLFIPRLKDRTAQQWFAEGLRRKIPIVPVPEISDLLEDKEKFERGAIVPLLLGKERGLTAGSMQRLTLTPPRRGGKVPSVGERQAFANARASSTSPAPKSLPGCNVPPEQPLQGISVIDFSMGWAGPLCTRTLADLGADVIKIEAIQYPDWWRGVDRRPDYVNNQMHEKTLRFCMMNRNKRGVTLDLTSPQGLTLAKRLIAGADIVVDNYSVDVLPKLGLGSEVLRSLNPRLVVMSMSGFGAKSAYRDCRAYGSTLEQGSGLPSVVGAANGPPVMSHVAFGDAVGGLNGCAAVLVALIHARETGQGQLIDLAQIECMMPFAAPWIIIHSLCGTSTRYGNRHPQFVPHGCFRCAGEDSWIALAATDTSMWQRLATAIGRADWAMDPMLKLAERRRTIEDTIESGIESWTRAREADQAMSELQTAGVAAGVVRLPIDLLKDPQLISRGFFQEIERAFIGPHPQPSIPIREGEHPHSIRRAAPTLGEHNREVLSGLLGLCEAEIADLASKGIIGTRMLSEAEQKERRRPLETSMV; encoded by the coding sequence ATGGCAGAAGAGAGGGAGACGTCCTGCGAGGCGTTGTCGCAGCTGCGGGTCGTCGAGATTGGTAGCTCAGCTGCATCAAGCTATTGCGCGCGGCTGTTTGCTGATTTTGGCGCCGAGGTGTGGAAGATCGAGCCGCCGGCTGGCGATCCTCTTCGTGGTAGTGCTCCGCTGACCGCGGGGGGACAGAGTGCGTGGTTCGCGTTCCTGAACTTCAACAAGTCAAGCGTTATCATTGATCCTGCCGATGCGGAGGCGATTAAGCGATTGACGGTCTTGATTGAAGATAGCGACATTCTGCTCGATGGCCGCGAGATTGGTTGCGCGGAGTGCCCATCCATTGATGTCGCTACAATCCAAAAGCGCCATCGAGGCTTGATCTACCTCAAAGCGAGCTGGTTCGGGCGGGAGGGTCCTTATGCTAGGTTCGCGGCGAGCGATACGATCGTCCGCGCCCTCGCCGGACTGATCAAGCTGGCTGGGCCGGTCGAAGGGCCGCCTCTGCACGCGCCGGATTTCCAGACCGGTATCCTGGCCGGCCTGTGGGGCTTTATCGCCGCAGCCTCGTCGCTCATTGCGCGAATGCGGAGCGGAGCAGGTCGGTCATACTTGCTCAGCACATTCGAAGCATGTGTCACGCTCAGCGAATATCAACTGTTCGAAGCATTTGCGCGAGGCGAAGGGACGCGCCGGATCGGCGTTAATCGATTCTGGCCTAACTTTCCGGCCGGCATCTACGAAACAAAGAAAGGTTGGCTCGGCGTCACGACAATCACTCCGGCACAATGGCGTGCGTTCTGCGATATGCTCGACCTTCCGCAGCTGCGTGATGATCCAGCTCTGGTGCTCGGCGCCGATCGTCTGAACCATACAGAGCGGATCGAACGACTGTTCATCCCAAGGCTTAAGGATCGGACGGCACAGCAGTGGTTTGCGGAAGGACTACGGCGCAAAATCCCGATAGTTCCCGTACCGGAAATTTCGGATCTCCTGGAGGACAAGGAGAAGTTCGAGCGTGGTGCAATTGTACCCCTCCTGCTTGGTAAAGAGAGAGGGCTAACGGCCGGCTCGATGCAGCGGCTGACATTGACACCGCCGCGGCGTGGCGGAAAGGTTCCGTCTGTCGGCGAGCGGCAGGCTTTCGCTAACGCCAGAGCGAGCTCCACAAGCCCAGCACCGAAGTCGCTGCCCGGCTGCAACGTGCCACCCGAACAGCCTTTGCAAGGAATTAGCGTCATCGACTTTTCGATGGGCTGGGCGGGCCCACTGTGTACCCGAACGCTTGCTGACCTGGGCGCGGATGTTATCAAGATTGAGGCTATCCAGTATCCGGACTGGTGGCGCGGTGTTGATCGGCGCCCGGACTACGTAAACAACCAAATGCACGAAAAGACGCTGCGCTTTTGCATGATGAATCGCAATAAGCGCGGCGTCACGCTCGATCTGACCAGCCCCCAAGGCCTCACGCTTGCCAAGCGCCTAATAGCAGGCGCCGACATCGTCGTTGACAATTATTCCGTCGACGTGCTGCCAAAACTTGGGCTTGGCTCCGAGGTACTCAGATCGCTCAACCCGCGCCTGGTGGTGATGTCGATGTCAGGCTTTGGCGCGAAAAGCGCTTATCGCGATTGCCGAGCCTACGGCTCGACCCTGGAGCAAGGGTCGGGGCTGCCGAGCGTGGTGGGAGCCGCAAATGGGCCGCCGGTGATGAGCCATGTCGCTTTCGGGGATGCTGTAGGCGGTTTGAATGGCTGCGCTGCAGTTCTTGTGGCATTGATCCACGCGCGCGAGACGGGGCAGGGACAGCTCATTGATCTCGCGCAGATCGAATGCATGATGCCGTTCGCCGCTCCATGGATCATCATTCACTCGCTTTGTGGCACATCGACAAGGTATGGCAATCGGCATCCGCAATTCGTGCCGCACGGCTGCTTCCGGTGTGCCGGGGAGGACAGCTGGATCGCGCTGGCCGCTACCGATACGAGCATGTGGCAAAGACTTGCGACGGCTATCGGCCGAGCAGACTGGGCGATGGACCCCATGCTAAAGCTTGCGGAACGTCGCCGCACGATAGAGGATACAATCGAGAGCGGCATCGAGTCCTGGACGCGCGCGCGTGAGGCAGATCAGGCGATGTCTGAGCTGCAGACCGCCGGGGTTGCAGCCGGCGTGGTCCGCCTGCCAATTGACCTGCTAAAGGACCCGCAATTGATATCTCGTGGATTCTTCCAAGAGATCGAACGTGCTTTCATAGGCCCGCATCCGCAACCATCGATTCCGATTCGCGAGGGTGAGCATCCCCATTCGATTCGCCGGGCGGCGCCGACCCTCGGAGAGCATAACCGAGAGGTCCTGTCAGGCCTTCTTGGGCTCTGTGAGGCCGAAATCGCAGATCTGGCGAGCAAGGGCATCATTGGCACGAGAATGCTCTCGGAAGCGGAACAGAAAGAAAGACGGCGCCCTCTAGAAACCTCGATGGTGTAG
- a CDS encoding SDR family NAD(P)-dependent oxidoreductase — MVIGEPKTKWDQRVILVTGGARGIGLEIVRRFLADGYRVAFVATQAKHVQRALEILGCPEEQLCAGVVDVTRQNDVNLFVDQVRRCWGEITALVNNAGISPKRVDDKVPWFSQMSTQEWTRVIDVNLGGPFNLIRLLAPSMMANGYGRIINVGSLAGRAVPLIAGPHYAASKAGLIGLTRAAARDLAPYGVTVNCIAPGRVLSDLTGPAESAANRSALSRIPLGRFGRGEEVAHLAAFLASPMASFITGATIDITGGEFGA; from the coding sequence ATGGTAATCGGTGAGCCGAAGACCAAATGGGATCAGCGCGTCATATTGGTGACCGGAGGAGCACGCGGGATCGGACTTGAGATTGTACGCCGGTTCTTGGCGGATGGCTATCGGGTGGCCTTCGTGGCGACGCAAGCCAAGCATGTGCAGCGGGCGCTCGAGATCCTCGGCTGTCCAGAAGAACAGCTTTGCGCAGGCGTCGTCGACGTCACTCGGCAAAACGACGTGAACCTATTTGTTGATCAGGTCCGAAGATGCTGGGGCGAAATTACGGCGCTGGTGAACAATGCGGGCATCTCTCCGAAGCGGGTGGATGATAAGGTCCCCTGGTTCTCGCAGATGTCGACACAAGAATGGACAAGAGTCATAGACGTCAACCTCGGTGGCCCATTCAATCTTATACGTCTCCTGGCGCCATCGATGATGGCAAACGGCTATGGACGCATCATCAACGTCGGCTCTCTAGCGGGTCGTGCGGTGCCGTTGATCGCAGGGCCGCATTATGCTGCTTCGAAAGCGGGACTGATCGGATTGACCCGCGCTGCCGCGCGAGACCTCGCTCCTTACGGAGTGACGGTCAATTGTATTGCCCCGGGGCGAGTTCTCAGTGACCTAACTGGACCAGCAGAATCCGCGGCCAATCGTTCGGCCCTCAGCCGAATTCCACTCGGTCGTTTCGGAAGGGGCGAAGAAGTCGCGCACCTCGCTGCCTTTCTGGCCTCGCCGATGGCAAGCTTCATTACTGGAGCGACGATCGATATCACGGGTGGCGAGTTTGGCGCCTAG
- a CDS encoding helix-turn-helix domain-containing protein, translating into MNARALVAWNVRRIRVHRGIPQDQLAYDAGIDRSYMGRIEQQKENPTIDLLDRIAGTLGVHLSELFLEPAKGTVPPKPLSKGRKPARPNPNKR; encoded by the coding sequence ATGAACGCTCGTGCGCTTGTGGCCTGGAATGTGCGCCGGATCCGTGTACATCGCGGCATTCCGCAAGACCAGTTGGCTTATGATGCAGGAATTGACCGCTCGTATATGGGCCGCATAGAGCAGCAAAAAGAGAATCCCACGATTGATCTTCTCGACCGTATCGCCGGAACCTTAGGTGTACATTTGTCCGAATTGTTCCTTGAGCCGGCCAAGGGCACGGTCCCTCCCAAGCCTTTGTCCAAAGGACGCAAGCCGGCCCGCCCTAATCCGAACAAGCGGTAG
- a CDS encoding DNA -binding domain-containing protein, translated as MPTGPKIADLAPSADELTSYDEEHAITYMRLLDAEADKADWREVARIVLGLDPALEPDRARRTFDSHLARAKWLAGRGYRDLLRHGWPKK; from the coding sequence GTGCCGACCGGTCCGAAGATAGCAGATTTGGCGCCCAGCGCGGACGAGCTCACGTCATATGACGAGGAGCACGCAATTACCTACATGAGGCTTCTGGATGCCGAGGCTGACAAGGCCGATTGGCGTGAGGTCGCGCGCATTGTGCTTGGGCTTGATCCGGCCCTTGAACCGGATCGTGCACGCCGCACCTTCGATAGTCATCTGGCTCGCGCCAAATGGCTAGCAGGTCGCGGCTATCGTGATCTGCTGCGTCACGGTTGGCCGAAGAAATGA
- a CDS encoding aminotransferase class I/II-fold pyridoxal phosphate-dependent enzyme — translation MGRQSAGSDDDRPSGHFRNTAYVINKSRSYFDAAHSAGLMAVQGRSTIGRTFALGIGPLDGRPEVVDFVRCSYLGLDNHPAIVAAAIEAIEAHGSLHWSCARTRLNFDLLAELEATMSEMFGARVLAFSTVMLANLGAMPILASGLLTDGVKPVVVFDRIAHVSLAYHKPVVADETRVETIAHNDIDALERLCREHQLVAYVCDGVYSMGGNAPIKELRDLQERFGLFLYIDDAHGISLFGRRGEGFARTQFPGTLGDRTIIAASLAKGFGASGGMLMLGTAEQEALFRRFAIPYAFSVGPNLAAVGAAIGSCKIHRSAELAERQMRLTQRIEVFDRRVQTPEKANSLPIRMVAMGSEAKAIELARELLDAGFYTSVIFFPTVAQGKAGVRVCITADHEVRDIERLCDYILERVPRAIVDSKEAPEPSAQ, via the coding sequence ATGGGACGGCAGAGCGCGGGCTCGGATGATGATCGTCCAAGCGGGCACTTTCGGAACACTGCTTACGTCATCAACAAGAGCAGGTCATATTTTGATGCAGCGCACAGCGCTGGTCTGATGGCTGTTCAAGGCCGGTCGACGATCGGACGCACCTTTGCGTTAGGTATCGGTCCACTTGACGGCCGACCCGAGGTAGTCGATTTCGTGCGGTGTTCGTACCTGGGATTGGATAATCATCCTGCAATCGTGGCTGCCGCGATCGAGGCCATCGAGGCTCATGGGTCATTGCACTGGTCGTGTGCGCGAACACGGCTCAATTTCGATCTGCTGGCTGAGCTGGAGGCAACTATGTCGGAGATGTTCGGTGCACGGGTGCTAGCCTTTTCAACTGTTATGCTCGCCAACCTGGGAGCGATGCCTATTCTGGCTTCTGGCCTCTTGACCGATGGCGTGAAACCGGTGGTTGTGTTCGATCGGATCGCGCATGTCTCGCTCGCATATCACAAGCCCGTGGTTGCTGATGAAACGCGAGTGGAAACAATCGCACATAACGATATTGACGCTCTCGAACGCTTGTGCCGTGAGCACCAATTAGTCGCCTATGTCTGCGACGGTGTTTATTCGATGGGAGGAAACGCGCCCATCAAGGAGCTTCGTGACCTCCAGGAGCGTTTTGGGCTGTTTCTCTACATTGACGATGCTCACGGCATTTCGCTGTTCGGACGCCGGGGTGAAGGCTTCGCGCGCACTCAGTTCCCTGGAACCTTGGGGGACCGTACGATCATAGCAGCCTCGCTGGCCAAGGGGTTTGGTGCCTCAGGCGGCATGTTGATGCTGGGAACGGCCGAGCAGGAAGCGTTGTTTCGGCGGTTCGCTATTCCCTACGCGTTTTCGGTGGGACCGAATTTGGCAGCGGTTGGCGCGGCGATTGGCTCTTGCAAAATTCATCGCTCAGCAGAGCTTGCCGAACGTCAGATGCGGCTGACACAACGTATCGAGGTGTTTGATCGTCGTGTACAGACCCCAGAGAAAGCCAATTCGCTTCCGATCAGAATGGTTGCTATGGGATCGGAAGCGAAGGCAATTGAACTCGCACGAGAGCTCCTCGATGCGGGCTTTTACACCTCCGTCATCTTCTTTCCCACCGTTGCGCAAGGAAAGGCGGGCGTTCGGGTGTGTATTACGGCCGATCATGAAGTTCGCGACATAGAACGGTTGTGTGATTACATTTTGGAAAGGGTCCCCCGGGCCATAGTTGACTCCAAGGAAGCGCCCGAGCCGTCGGCTCAGTGA